In one Neobacillus sp. CF12 genomic region, the following are encoded:
- the metA gene encoding homoserine O-succinyltransferase translates to MPINIPKLLPAREILEQENIFVMDDERAIQQDIRPLKLLILNLMPEKEKAETQLLRLLGNSPLQVNVKFLKTNSYESTNTSKQHLEQFYTTFSEVKNQKYDGMIITGAPVELMEFEQVKYWEELTEIMDWTKTNVTSTLHICWGAQAALFYHYGIDKFELTRKCSGIYEHQIFEHNDFLLRGFDDHFYAPHSRYTDVSIGEIHENPALKLLAASEEAGALLIASRDRKHVMITGHLEYESDSLAQEYNRDITRGLKIHIPENYFPNNDPTQPPINRWRSHGHLFFSNWLNYYVYQETPFNWD, encoded by the coding sequence TTGCCTATTAACATTCCAAAGCTGTTGCCAGCAAGAGAAATTCTTGAACAGGAGAATATCTTTGTTATGGACGACGAACGGGCAATCCAACAGGATATTCGGCCATTAAAACTTCTTATTCTAAATTTAATGCCGGAAAAAGAAAAGGCAGAGACGCAGCTCTTACGGCTTTTGGGGAACAGCCCGCTGCAAGTAAATGTCAAATTTTTAAAAACCAATTCCTATGAATCTACGAACACAAGCAAACAGCATCTTGAACAATTCTATACAACATTTTCAGAGGTAAAAAATCAAAAATACGATGGCATGATTATCACTGGTGCTCCTGTTGAGTTAATGGAGTTTGAACAAGTTAAGTATTGGGAAGAACTCACTGAAATTATGGATTGGACAAAAACCAATGTCACCTCGACCCTACATATTTGTTGGGGAGCACAGGCTGCACTATTTTATCATTATGGTATTGATAAATTTGAATTAACTCGTAAATGCTCAGGAATTTATGAGCATCAAATCTTCGAGCATAATGATTTCCTCTTACGCGGATTTGATGATCATTTTTATGCTCCCCATTCTCGCTATACGGATGTTTCAATTGGGGAAATTCATGAGAATCCTGCACTTAAACTATTAGCTGCGTCGGAAGAGGCTGGGGCTTTGCTTATCGCCTCTCGCGACCGAAAGCATGTGATGATTACTGGACATTTGGAATACGAATCCGATTCCTTAGCACAGGAATACAATCGAGATATTACTAGAGGGCTGAAAATTCATATTCCGGAAAATTACTTTCCAAATAACGATCCAACACAGCCGCCAATTAATCGTTGGCGATCACATGGCCACTTGTTCTTTTCAAACTGGCTCAACTATTACGTATATCAAGAAACACCTTTTAATTGGGATTAA
- a CDS encoding HD domain-containing protein: MNEQIIDQTALYVRNELGEDATGHDWYHVDRVRRTALHICKQEQVGDPFIIEMAALLHDIPDEKLNDTAEAGRNKLDLFFDSIELTKDEKNAIVQIIDSISYKGGRKSELKTIEAKIVQDADRLDAIGAIGIARTFAYGGKKGQPIYNPKINVREEMSLEEYRKGKSSSIHHFYEKLLKLKDLLNTETAKEMAEKRHQMMVLFLEQFYLEWDGQDR; this comes from the coding sequence ATGAACGAACAAATTATCGACCAGACGGCTCTATATGTCCGTAATGAATTAGGTGAAGACGCAACTGGACATGATTGGTATCATGTTGACCGAGTTAGACGGACTGCCTTACATATATGTAAACAAGAACAAGTTGGCGACCCATTTATTATTGAAATGGCCGCACTCTTACATGATATTCCTGATGAAAAGCTAAATGACACTGCGGAAGCAGGGAGAAACAAGCTCGATTTATTTTTTGATAGTATTGAGCTAACAAAAGACGAAAAAAACGCAATTGTTCAAATTATTGATTCGATTTCCTATAAAGGTGGAAGAAAATCGGAACTAAAGACCATTGAGGCGAAAATCGTCCAGGATGCAGATCGATTGGATGCAATTGGGGCAATAGGCATTGCTAGAACGTTTGCTTATGGTGGAAAAAAGGGACAACCCATCTATAATCCAAAAATAAATGTGCGAGAAGAAATGAGTCTAGAAGAATACCGCAAAGGGAAATCATCAAGTATTCACCATTTCTATGAAAAATTGCTAAAGTTGAAGGACCTATTGAATACAGAAACAGCGAAGGAAATGGCAGAAAAACGCCATCAAATGATGGTGTTGTTTTTAGAACAATTTTATCTAGAATGGGATGGTCAAGACCGATGA
- a CDS encoding BrxA/BrxB family bacilliredoxin gives MSMAYEEYMRQMVLPMREELTRTGFQELTTAEEVENYMENASGTTLVVVNSVCGCAAGLARPAATQAVLTSDKKPEHLVTVFAGQDKEATAKMREYFEGIEPSSPSMALLKGNKVVHFIPRHDIEGMPMESIMDNLKAAFKANC, from the coding sequence ATGTCAATGGCATATGAAGAATACATGAGACAAATGGTTTTACCGATGCGTGAGGAGTTAACACGAACAGGATTTCAAGAACTTACAACAGCAGAAGAAGTTGAAAATTATATGGAAAATGCCAGTGGAACAACACTTGTAGTGGTGAATTCAGTCTGTGGTTGTGCAGCTGGACTGGCAAGACCTGCTGCAACGCAAGCAGTATTGACAAGTGATAAAAAACCAGAACATCTTGTGACGGTGTTTGCTGGACAAGATAAAGAAGCAACTGCAAAAATGCGCGAGTATTTCGAGGGAATTGAGCCTTCCTCTCCATCTATGGCATTGTTGAAAGGAAATAAAGTAGTACATTTCATTCCTCGTCATGATATTGAGGGTATGCCAATGGAATCGATAATGGATAATTTAAAGGCTGCATTTAAGGCCAATTGCTAA
- a CDS encoding TerD family protein, whose amino-acid sequence MAISLSKGQKVDLTKTNPGLTNVVVGLGWDTNKYDGGNDFDLDSSVFLLGENGKVTNETDFVFYNNPKGANGAVVHNGDNRTGEGDGDDEQVNINLTSIPANIQRVTFTITIHDAAARNQNFGQVSNAYARIFNEANGEELIRYDLGEDFSIETAVVVGELYRHNGEWKFSAIGSGYQGGLAALATDFGLSVG is encoded by the coding sequence ATGGCAATTAGTTTATCAAAAGGACAAAAAGTAGACTTAACCAAAACAAATCCTGGGTTAACCAATGTAGTAGTTGGTTTAGGCTGGGATACCAATAAATATGATGGCGGTAATGATTTCGATCTAGATTCATCCGTTTTCTTATTAGGTGAAAATGGTAAGGTTACAAACGAAACAGACTTTGTGTTCTACAATAATCCTAAAGGTGCTAACGGTGCAGTTGTACATAATGGAGATAACAGAACAGGTGAAGGCGATGGGGATGATGAGCAAGTTAATATCAATTTAACTTCAATCCCAGCTAACATTCAACGTGTTACATTCACGATTACAATTCATGATGCAGCCGCTAGAAACCAAAACTTTGGTCAAGTATCCAATGCATATGCTCGTATTTTCAATGAAGCAAATGGCGAGGAATTAATCCGTTATGATTTAGGAGAAGATTTCTCTATCGAAACTGCTGTTGTAGTTGGTGAATTATACCGTCATAACGGCGAATGGAAGTTTAGTGCAATTGGCAGCGGCTACCAAGGCGGCCTTGCAGCACTTGCTACAGACTTTGGATTATCAGTAGGATAA
- a CDS encoding YpjP family protein, protein MNKWIRKSVVVLVSILTFGLITPTQLINNINAEKPNESDTVESAPSGQTSYFEESQVDKEKILEELLKQAEQQSYRKFGTRIKPVIENEFKEIIMPNIEKALQETAAQFPTEDLLNLAITESPGKGQSEKIFNIKNSDTNKDVLRFHVRRDNPPQAGYWFNFHYHTYHDGFQSHHELGSIYWDKNTPPKWMS, encoded by the coding sequence ATGAATAAGTGGATTCGTAAATCGGTAGTCGTACTAGTATCAATTTTAACCTTTGGTCTAATTACACCAACTCAATTAATAAATAATATAAATGCTGAGAAACCTAATGAGAGTGATACAGTTGAGTCAGCACCATCGGGACAAACGAGTTACTTCGAAGAGTCTCAGGTAGATAAAGAAAAGATTCTTGAGGAGTTACTTAAACAAGCTGAGCAGCAGTCCTATCGTAAATTTGGTACTAGAATTAAGCCTGTCATTGAAAATGAGTTTAAGGAAATTATCATGCCAAATATTGAAAAAGCATTACAGGAAACAGCCGCACAATTTCCAACAGAAGATTTGCTAAACTTAGCTATTACAGAGTCTCCAGGCAAGGGACAATCTGAGAAGATTTTTAACATCAAAAACAGTGATACAAATAAGGATGTTCTTCGTTTTCATGTTCGAAGGGATAATCCGCCGCAAGCTGGATACTGGTTTAACTTTCATTATCATACATATCATGACGGTTTTCAAAGTCACCATGAACTAGGATCTATCTATTGGGATAAAAACACACCGCCAAAATGGATGAGTTAA
- a CDS encoding DUF3892 domain-containing protein, whose product METVVALHRNHFGEIISFVTSGGRIISYQKALMEATNGSIKGVQATEDHDGKLVLSPELEQSFEHYPDLF is encoded by the coding sequence GTGGAAACAGTTGTGGCATTGCATCGGAATCATTTTGGGGAGATTATTAGCTTTGTGACATCCGGAGGTCGAATCATCTCCTATCAAAAAGCGTTAATGGAAGCAACAAACGGCAGTATCAAAGGCGTTCAAGCAACAGAGGATCATGATGGTAAACTAGTCCTAAGTCCAGAGTTAGAACAATCCTTTGAGCATTATCCTGATTTATTCTAA
- a CDS encoding conserved virulence factor C family protein: MKIKAIEPTPSPNTMKIILDQELPMGKSHNYKKETAAEAPSIIQNILQIEGIKGVYHVADFLAIERNAKFDWKELLPQVRQAFGETAELAVESQNKLSEHFGEIKVEVQMFKDIPLQVKLTNGNTEKRFGMPEYFLKARERAQLPDENYILLRRWDQQGVRYGEFDQVGQEVVEELIAAYPTERIEDLVAKALTMESATKLKSIRERKKVTLEALENPDWQIRYQLLEQMDDPELEDLPVLEKALSDERPSIRRLATVYLGMIKDKAVLPYLYTALKDKTVTVRRTAGDCLSDLGFPEASEEMSKALQDKSKLVRWRAAMFLYEVGDEASLPALKAAEHDPEFEVSMQIKMAIERIEGGEAAKGSVWKQMTEARKSEN; this comes from the coding sequence ATGAAAATCAAGGCAATTGAACCAACTCCAAGCCCGAATACGATGAAAATTATTCTAGATCAAGAACTGCCAATGGGAAAGAGCCATAATTATAAAAAAGAAACAGCCGCCGAAGCACCCTCAATTATTCAAAATATTCTTCAGATTGAAGGAATCAAGGGTGTTTATCATGTAGCTGATTTCCTTGCCATTGAAAGGAATGCGAAGTTTGACTGGAAGGAATTATTACCTCAAGTCCGCCAGGCGTTTGGCGAAACAGCAGAACTAGCAGTTGAGTCCCAAAACAAACTAAGCGAACACTTTGGTGAAATCAAGGTGGAGGTCCAAATGTTTAAGGATATCCCTCTTCAGGTAAAACTGACAAATGGAAATACAGAGAAAAGGTTTGGTATGCCTGAATACTTTTTAAAAGCAAGAGAACGGGCGCAGCTGCCAGATGAAAATTATATTCTGCTTCGTAGATGGGATCAACAAGGCGTGCGTTACGGTGAATTTGACCAGGTTGGGCAAGAAGTAGTGGAAGAATTAATTGCAGCATATCCAACAGAGCGGATTGAGGATCTCGTGGCCAAGGCTTTGACAATGGAATCTGCAACAAAACTAAAATCAATAAGAGAACGTAAAAAGGTTACTCTTGAAGCATTAGAAAATCCCGATTGGCAGATTCGTTATCAGCTTCTTGAACAAATGGATGATCCAGAATTAGAGGATTTACCTGTTTTAGAAAAGGCGCTGTCAGATGAAAGGCCATCAATTCGCCGACTAGCAACCGTCTATTTAGGGATGATCAAAGATAAAGCTGTATTGCCTTATTTATATACGGCTTTAAAGGATAAAACAGTTACTGTTCGCAGGACGGCTGGAGATTGCTTGTCTGATCTCGGTTTCCCTGAAGCAAGTGAAGAGATGAGTAAGGCTCTCCAAGACAAAAGCAAATTAGTTCGCTGGCGTGCTGCTATGTTTTTGTATGAAGTAGGGGATGAAGCGTCATTGCCTGCCTTAAAGGCAGCCGAACATGACCCTGAATTTGAGGTAAGCATGCAAATCAAAATGGCAATTGAGAGAATTGAAGGTGGCGAGGCAGCGAAAGGTTCTGTTTGGAAACAAATGACAGAAGCAAGGAAATCTGAAAATTAA
- a CDS encoding ABC-F family ATP-binding cassette domain-containing protein produces MKMLTVENVTKTYGEKQLFNNISITIGEKERVGLIGINGTGKSSLLKIIAGLDQPDDGKIITGKDYSIAFLDQQPDLDPAKSVLEQVFHGDAPILRLMREYEKTLLMLNSAPNDTKIQEDLFKLQKQMDALNAWDASTNAKSILMKLGIEDFTKKIAELSGGQKKRVALAQVLIAEPDLLILDEPTNHLDFDSVKWLEDYLSRYNGSILLVTHDRYFLDRVANRMFELDGGNLYSYKGNYAAFLEAKAIREENEAATFEKRQNLFRRELEWMRRGAKARTTKQKARIQRFDDLEDKLSGGKPTGEKVDISLNGSRLGKQVFELKDASKRYGSKTILNHFDLLVKPGDRLGIIGRNGTGKSTLLNVLAKKLPLDEGEFIMGQTVKIAYYTQENEDMDENKRMIEYIKETAEVVETSDGKTLSAALMLERFLFPPFSHGTPIRKLSGGEKRRLYLLKLLMTAPNVLLLDEPTNDLDTQTLTVLEDYLEEFPGVVITVSHDRYFLDKVVDQLLVLRGEGQIDSFYGNYSEYLEKESVVEAKKSVTSTAAPTKAPEKEKKKRMTFKEKKEWEEIDEVIAKTESRLEEIAEEIGNTGSDFTKAQELMKLETELNEKLEYLIERWEYLAELAESE; encoded by the coding sequence ATGAAAATGCTCACAGTAGAAAATGTTACGAAAACGTATGGAGAAAAGCAGTTATTTAACAATATTTCCATAACGATCGGTGAAAAAGAGCGAGTCGGCTTAATTGGAATTAATGGGACAGGAAAATCCTCATTACTAAAAATTATTGCTGGCTTGGATCAACCGGATGATGGGAAAATAATCACGGGTAAGGATTACAGTATTGCGTTTTTAGATCAGCAGCCAGATTTAGATCCAGCAAAAAGTGTTCTTGAACAGGTTTTTCATGGTGATGCACCCATTCTTAGGTTAATGCGTGAATATGAAAAGACACTCTTGATGCTGAATTCTGCACCAAATGATACGAAGATTCAAGAGGACCTATTTAAATTACAAAAGCAAATGGATGCCCTAAATGCTTGGGATGCTAGTACTAATGCCAAATCCATATTAATGAAACTCGGAATTGAGGATTTCACAAAGAAAATTGCTGAGTTATCAGGCGGTCAAAAGAAACGTGTAGCCTTAGCTCAGGTGCTAATTGCTGAGCCTGATTTACTCATCCTCGACGAACCTACCAACCACTTAGACTTTGACTCTGTAAAGTGGCTGGAGGATTACTTAAGCAGATATAATGGCTCGATTTTGCTTGTCACACATGATCGTTACTTTTTAGACCGGGTAGCAAACAGAATGTTTGAACTAGATGGCGGCAATCTTTATAGCTACAAAGGAAATTATGCTGCATTTTTAGAAGCCAAAGCTATTCGTGAAGAAAATGAGGCTGCAACCTTTGAAAAAAGGCAGAATTTATTTAGACGAGAGCTTGAGTGGATGAGACGCGGTGCAAAGGCACGTACAACGAAGCAAAAAGCACGGATTCAGCGTTTTGATGACTTGGAAGATAAGCTTTCAGGCGGGAAACCGACGGGAGAAAAAGTAGATATCTCACTTAATGGAAGCAGACTTGGGAAACAGGTATTTGAACTCAAAGATGCGTCTAAGCGTTATGGCTCAAAAACAATCCTAAATCACTTTGATTTACTTGTAAAACCAGGTGATCGCCTTGGGATTATTGGTAGAAACGGTACAGGAAAGTCAACACTGTTAAATGTCCTGGCTAAAAAGCTGCCCCTGGATGAAGGAGAATTCATCATGGGGCAGACGGTGAAAATTGCTTACTATACACAGGAAAACGAAGACATGGATGAAAACAAGCGGATGATTGAATATATAAAAGAAACCGCAGAGGTGGTTGAAACGTCAGATGGGAAAACGCTATCTGCGGCACTCATGCTCGAACGCTTCCTATTCCCGCCATTTTCACATGGGACGCCAATCCGAAAGTTGTCTGGCGGAGAAAAGCGTCGCTTATACTTGCTAAAACTATTGATGACAGCACCTAATGTTCTACTGCTTGATGAGCCGACAAATGACCTTGATACCCAAACATTGACGGTTTTAGAAGATTACCTAGAAGAATTTCCAGGCGTTGTAATTACTGTATCGCATGATCGCTATTTCCTTGATAAAGTGGTCGACCAACTTCTTGTCTTGCGCGGTGAAGGTCAAATCGATTCTTTTTATGGAAATTACAGTGAATACTTAGAAAAAGAATCAGTTGTAGAAGCGAAAAAATCGGTTACTTCTACCGCTGCACCTACAAAAGCTCCTGAAAAGGAAAAAAAGAAAAGAATGACTTTTAAGGAGAAAAAAGAGTGGGAGGAGATTGACGAAGTAATCGCCAAAACTGAATCCCGTCTTGAAGAAATCGCCGAAGAAATAGGAAACACCGGCAGTGACTTCACAAAAGCACAGGAATTGATGAAATTAGAAACAGAATTAAACGAAAAGCTCGAGTATTTAATTGAAAGATGGGAATATTTAGCTGAATTAGCAGAAAGTGAGTAA
- a CDS encoding class I SAM-dependent methyltransferase translates to MFVTTAGRTNQHMVEKAIEIAELLQVPYIKRQKKSILTLQKETNSECIVVGKERLELFHKEALQPFFFHPNSAMFRIKRLERGEHDPFAQAAQLKKGMTFLDCTLGLASDSIVASYLVGNEGVVTGTEGQNYLAFIVREGLKTWDSELQLMNEAMARIKVVNCLAIDYIKTVSDHSIDCVYFDPMFDESILESDGIKALGHFALYEEFNKELIDEALRVSKYRVLLKDHYKSKRFEQYGFNVFRRKTAKFHFGVLEK, encoded by the coding sequence ATGTTTGTTACGACAGCTGGACGAACAAATCAACATATGGTTGAAAAGGCAATAGAAATTGCTGAATTATTACAAGTTCCTTACATAAAGCGGCAAAAGAAGTCCATTTTAACCTTACAAAAAGAAACGAACAGTGAATGTATTGTGGTTGGAAAGGAAAGACTTGAATTATTTCACAAGGAAGCACTTCAGCCCTTCTTTTTTCATCCGAATTCTGCCATGTTCCGAATCAAACGACTGGAAAGGGGAGAACACGATCCTTTTGCCCAAGCTGCACAATTAAAAAAGGGAATGACTTTTCTCGATTGTACGCTGGGTCTTGCTTCTGATTCAATCGTCGCCAGTTATTTAGTTGGCAACGAAGGGGTGGTGACAGGCACCGAGGGTCAGAATTATTTGGCTTTCATTGTTAGGGAAGGGCTGAAAACCTGGGATAGTGAGCTCCAGCTCATGAATGAGGCGATGGCAAGAATTAAAGTAGTAAATTGTCTGGCTATAGACTATATAAAAACAGTGTCAGATCACTCGATTGATTGTGTCTATTTTGATCCGATGTTTGATGAGTCCATTCTTGAATCGGATGGGATTAAGGCTTTAGGCCATTTCGCTCTTTATGAAGAATTTAACAAAGAACTTATTGACGAAGCGTTACGAGTTTCAAAATATAGAGTCTTGTTAAAGGATCACTATAAAAGTAAACGTTTTGAACAATATGGCTTTAACGTATTTCGTAGAAAAACAGCTAAATTTCACTTTGGTGTTCTTGAAAAATAA
- a CDS encoding formate--tetrahydrofolate ligase encodes MQMKTSVKSDIEIAQESTMKPIVEIAKTIGLAEDDLELFGKYKAKISYEALANIETNESGKIILVTSINPTPAGEGKSTVTVGLGDAFRQIGKKAIIAIREPSLGPTMGIKGGATGGGYSQVLPMEDINLHFTGDLHAITTANNALAALLDNHIQQGNELNIDQRRIVWKRAVDLNDRALRKVIIGLGGPLQGVPREDGFDITVASEIMAVLCLASDLKDLKIRLARMVVAYNDKKEPVTVGDLEVQGALTLLLKDAVKPNLVQTIEHTPALVHGGPFANIAHGCNSVIATRTAAKLADFVITEGGFGADLGAEKFLHIKARSAGIKPEAVVIVATIRALKMHGGVAKSDLARENIPSLTLGFANLQKHIETIKSFGLPVVVAINKFITDTELEVQTLLEWCKREAVPVALTEVWEKGGAGGVELAETLLAVIEKEENKFHPLYELSDSLESKVRTVVQKVYGGKDVEFSSKAKKQLEDYERFGWSNLAICMAKSQYSLSDDPTKLGRPTNFTVNVREFKPSIGAGFIVALTGEVMTMPGLPKKPAALNMDVDETGKALGLF; translated from the coding sequence TTGCAAATGAAAACATCAGTTAAGTCCGACATTGAAATTGCACAAGAATCAACCATGAAGCCAATTGTTGAGATTGCCAAAACAATTGGTCTAGCGGAGGATGATCTCGAACTTTTTGGGAAATACAAAGCGAAAATCTCGTATGAAGCACTAGCAAATATAGAAACAAATGAAAGCGGTAAAATCATCCTCGTTACTTCTATTAATCCTACGCCTGCTGGTGAAGGAAAATCAACGGTAACAGTTGGGCTGGGTGACGCCTTCAGGCAAATTGGAAAGAAAGCAATCATTGCAATAAGGGAGCCTTCCCTAGGTCCAACAATGGGAATTAAAGGTGGAGCAACCGGTGGCGGCTATTCACAGGTATTACCGATGGAAGACATTAATTTGCATTTTACAGGTGACTTGCATGCCATTACGACAGCCAATAATGCACTAGCTGCACTACTGGATAATCATATTCAACAAGGTAATGAGCTTAACATTGATCAGCGCCGCATTGTCTGGAAACGTGCCGTTGACTTAAATGATCGAGCGCTAAGAAAAGTTATTATCGGACTTGGCGGACCACTTCAAGGAGTTCCTCGTGAAGATGGCTTTGATATTACCGTTGCCTCAGAAATCATGGCCGTTTTATGTTTAGCTTCGGATTTGAAGGATTTAAAAATCCGGTTAGCACGGATGGTTGTTGCTTATAATGATAAAAAGGAACCAGTAACCGTTGGTGACCTTGAAGTACAAGGCGCGCTGACGCTATTGCTAAAGGATGCGGTGAAACCGAACCTGGTGCAAACCATTGAACATACTCCTGCACTCGTACATGGTGGTCCCTTCGCAAATATTGCTCATGGCTGCAACAGTGTGATTGCTACTCGTACGGCTGCAAAACTCGCCGATTTTGTGATCACAGAAGGCGGATTCGGTGCGGATTTAGGAGCGGAAAAGTTTTTACATATTAAAGCAAGAAGTGCTGGGATTAAGCCAGAAGCTGTTGTGATTGTTGCAACCATTCGAGCGTTAAAAATGCATGGCGGAGTTGCAAAATCGGATTTAGCAAGAGAAAATATCCCATCATTAACCCTGGGCTTTGCGAATTTACAAAAACATATCGAAACGATTAAAAGCTTTGGTTTACCTGTGGTGGTGGCGATTAATAAATTTATTACCGATACGGAACTAGAAGTTCAAACACTACTTGAATGGTGTAAACGGGAGGCTGTGCCTGTTGCCTTAACAGAGGTCTGGGAAAAAGGTGGAGCAGGTGGAGTTGAACTAGCAGAAACACTTTTAGCCGTTATCGAAAAGGAAGAAAATAAGTTCCATCCACTTTACGAATTATCTGATTCTCTTGAATCAAAGGTTCGGACTGTTGTCCAGAAGGTTTATGGCGGAAAAGATGTAGAGTTTTCTTCTAAGGCCAAAAAACAGCTGGAGGATTATGAAAGATTCGGCTGGTCTAATTTAGCGATTTGTATGGCGAAATCACAATACTCCTTGTCCGATGACCCAACGAAACTAGGGAGACCAACTAATTTTACGGTAAATGTTAGAGAGTTTAAACCATCGATTGGTGCTGGTTTTATCGTTGCATTAACTGGAGAAGTAATGACCATGCCAGGATTACCGAAGAAACCTGCAGCCCTAAATATGGACGTGGACGAAACAGGCAAGGCTCTAGGGTTGTTCTAA
- the mntR gene encoding transcriptional regulator MntR: MPTPSMEDYIEQIYMLIEEKGYARVSDIAEALSVHPSSVTKMVQKLDKDEYLVYEKYRGFSLTTKGNKIGKRLVFRHDLLEQFLKIIGVKDENIYKDVEGIEHHLSWDSIERIVDLVQFFQEDETRIEALKEIQKQNES; this comes from the coding sequence ATGCCAACACCTAGTATGGAAGATTATATAGAACAAATTTATATGTTGATTGAAGAAAAAGGGTATGCCCGAGTTTCAGATATTGCGGAAGCCTTATCTGTTCATCCCTCCTCAGTAACAAAAATGGTACAAAAGTTAGACAAAGATGAGTATCTCGTTTATGAAAAGTATAGAGGATTTAGTTTAACTACAAAAGGAAATAAGATTGGTAAACGCCTCGTATTCAGACATGATTTATTAGAACAATTCCTAAAAATCATCGGCGTTAAAGATGAAAATATCTATAAAGATGTAGAAGGAATAGAACACCACTTAAGCTGGGATTCGATTGAAAGAATCGTTGACCTCGTTCAATTTTTCCAAGAAGATGAAACGAGAATAGAAGCATTAAAAGAAATTCAAAAACAAAACGAATCTTAA
- a CDS encoding DegV family protein: MVKTAWVTDSTAYLDDQLKNHPDLYIIPLTILLEGEEFADGVDLSAAQLYARLKELKSPPKTSQPAVGVFQELYEKLSKDYDQVVAVLISGKLSGTVSSSEQAAKLVDIPVTTFDSNILTAPMSALLKKGMELVEAGQSIESVIDQLETLKSTNETYVLIGSLEQLHRSGRMSGLQFFLGSMLNVKPIISIEEGALNTKEKVRSDKKAKEKILDYLKSSYEKNKFKEVYILYGLHRENANEWKEEIEKIYPELNVICCPLGAVIGVHAGENTLGISWHNGLK, from the coding sequence TTGGTAAAAACGGCTTGGGTAACTGATAGTACGGCATATTTAGATGATCAATTAAAGAATCATCCTGATTTGTATATAATCCCATTAACTATTTTACTAGAGGGTGAAGAATTTGCGGATGGAGTAGATTTAAGTGCGGCACAGCTTTATGCGAGATTAAAGGAACTTAAATCTCCGCCAAAAACATCACAGCCTGCGGTTGGCGTTTTTCAAGAATTATACGAAAAACTTTCTAAAGATTATGATCAGGTGGTCGCAGTACTGATTTCTGGGAAATTAAGTGGCACTGTTTCTTCGAGCGAACAAGCAGCAAAACTTGTTGACATTCCAGTGACAACCTTTGATTCCAATATTCTGACCGCTCCGATGTCTGCTTTATTGAAAAAAGGTATGGAATTGGTTGAAGCAGGCCAAAGCATTGAATCTGTAATCGACCAACTAGAAACATTGAAGAGCACAAATGAAACCTATGTGTTAATTGGGAGCTTAGAACAGCTTCATCGCAGCGGCAGGATGTCTGGATTACAGTTTTTCTTGGGTAGCATGCTTAATGTAAAACCCATCATTTCCATTGAAGAAGGCGCCCTTAATACAAAGGAAAAGGTAAGAAGCGATAAAAAGGCAAAGGAAAAGATTCTTGATTACCTTAAATCCTCTTACGAAAAGAATAAATTTAAAGAGGTTTATATTCTTTATGGCCTGCATCGGGAGAATGCAAATGAATGGAAAGAAGAAATAGAAAAAATATATCCTGAGCTAAACGTGATTTGTTGTCCACTTGGTGCTGTTATTGGTGTCCACGCAGGTGAAAACACACTTGGCATCAGCTGGCATAATGGTTTGAAATAA